DNA from Nitrospirota bacterium:
CGAGGGAGATCTCCTTCGCATTTTCGGCGCACTGGAACGGGCGCGGGTCCGATATCTTGTGGTCGGAGGGGTAGCGGTTGTCCTGCACGGACACCCTCGCTTCACGGCAGACTTGGATCTCTTCATCGACCTTGAACCCGGAAACGTGCGCCCGGCCCTCCATGCGCTTGCCGGCCTGGGCTTCCGTCCCCGCTTACCCGTGTCAGCCGACGAGTTTGCCGACCCGGGTAAACGGCGTCAGTGGATCGCGGAGAAGTCGTTGCGGGTTTTCTCGCTCTGGAGTCCTGACATGCCGGTCACGGAGGTCGATCTTTTCGTGGAGGAACCATTCCCGTTCGACGCAGCGTATTCGCGGGGCGTGCCCGTGAAGATTGGGAAAGTTGCACTGAAA
Protein-coding regions in this window:
- a CDS encoding nucleotidyltransferase, producing the protein MAEGDLLRIFGALERARVRYLVVGGVAVVLHGHPRFTADLDLFIDLEPGNVRPALHALAGLGFRPRLPVSADEFADPGKRRQWIAEKSLRVFSLWSPDMPVTEVDLFVEEPFPFDAAYSRGVPVKIGKVALKVMGLEDLITLKREAGRPQDLADLDALEEIFRLRRNAPDD